Proteins encoded together in one Micromonospora kangleipakensis window:
- a CDS encoding phosphotransferase family protein, whose amino-acid sequence MTEPAVDPAQKPTGSAPDRSPKGLDLDRLAGYLAERRPELAAGPLSARLIAGGKSNLTYLVRAGGREMVLRRPPLGHVLATAHDMAREHRVISALAPTDVPVPAALLLCADDAVIGAPFYLMEKVDGEVYRTRAQTDPLTAAQRHDLAMAMMDTLAALHMVEPAAVGLADFGRPEGYLGRQVRRWAGQLDRSRSRALPGIDELRDALADTVPEGANAGRIVHGDYRLDNLLAAIDPVTVRAVLDWEMATLGDPLADLGLLLTYWSVLGDSELAEGNPVADGIGPRAGFPTGDELIDRYAGRSDVDVGPLHWHVALGCFKLAVICEGIHYRHTLGQTLGGGFDRIGDMVAPLVDHGLRAVREE is encoded by the coding sequence ATGACCGAACCGGCCGTCGACCCCGCCCAGAAACCGACCGGCTCGGCGCCCGACCGGTCCCCCAAGGGCCTCGATCTCGACCGGCTCGCTGGGTACCTGGCCGAGCGGCGGCCGGAGCTGGCCGCCGGGCCGCTGTCGGCGCGGCTGATCGCCGGCGGCAAGTCCAACCTGACGTACCTGGTGCGCGCCGGCGGGCGCGAGATGGTGCTGCGCCGGCCCCCGCTGGGGCACGTGCTGGCCACCGCGCACGACATGGCCCGCGAGCACCGGGTGATCTCGGCGCTCGCGCCGACCGACGTCCCCGTCCCGGCGGCGCTGCTGCTCTGCGCCGACGACGCGGTGATCGGCGCGCCGTTCTACCTGATGGAGAAGGTCGACGGCGAGGTCTACCGGACCCGGGCGCAGACCGACCCGCTCACCGCCGCACAGCGGCACGACCTGGCCATGGCGATGATGGACACCCTCGCGGCGCTGCACATGGTCGAGCCGGCGGCCGTGGGGCTGGCCGACTTCGGCCGGCCGGAGGGCTACCTGGGCCGGCAGGTACGCCGCTGGGCCGGCCAGCTCGACCGGTCCCGCAGCCGCGCGCTGCCCGGCATCGACGAGCTGCGCGACGCGCTCGCCGACACCGTGCCGGAGGGCGCCAACGCGGGACGGATCGTGCACGGCGACTACCGGCTGGACAATCTCCTCGCCGCGATCGACCCGGTCACGGTCCGCGCGGTGCTGGACTGGGAGATGGCCACCCTCGGCGATCCCCTCGCCGACCTGGGGCTGCTGCTGACGTACTGGAGCGTGCTGGGCGACAGCGAGCTCGCCGAGGGCAACCCCGTCGCCGACGGGATCGGCCCGCGCGCCGGCTTCCCCACCGGCGACGAGCTGATCGACCGGTACGCCGGCCGCAGCGACGTCGACGTGGGCCCGCTGCACTGGCACGTGGCGCTCGGCTGCTTCAAGCTCGCGGTGATCTGCGAGGGGATCCACTACCGGCACACCCTCGGGCAGACGCTCGGCGGCGGCTTCGACCGGATCGGCGACATGGTGGCGCCGCTGGTCGACCACGGCCTGCGCGCGGTCCGGGAGGAGTGA
- a CDS encoding amino acid-binding protein — MLLRVRVTLPDRPGTLGQVARTLGVSGADIVQVVVLERLGGRAVDDFTVVWPGAARVERLLAGLAAIAGVKVDGVWRAIGAPTTTGQDAELLAQVAANPTDGVATLVDAVPGLLAADWAVAAVVPLDWASRSGGAGQATVGHASWRAPEPPRLPEVTPLRARSMTTADGDHYAVAPFGRAGLVLVVARDRSEPLAAAAFHSTEVDRLAQLVRASAVILGDRLDLVGAPPVTSVT; from the coding sequence ATGTTGCTGAGAGTTCGGGTGACCCTGCCGGACCGACCCGGGACGCTCGGCCAGGTGGCCCGCACACTCGGCGTCTCCGGCGCCGACATCGTCCAGGTGGTGGTGCTGGAGCGGCTCGGCGGCCGGGCGGTCGACGACTTCACGGTGGTCTGGCCGGGGGCGGCGCGGGTGGAGCGCCTCCTCGCCGGCCTGGCCGCGATCGCCGGCGTCAAGGTGGACGGGGTGTGGCGGGCGATCGGCGCGCCGACCACCACCGGCCAGGACGCCGAACTGCTCGCCCAGGTCGCCGCGAACCCGACCGACGGGGTGGCCACCCTGGTGGACGCGGTGCCCGGGCTGCTCGCCGCCGACTGGGCGGTCGCCGCCGTCGTACCGCTGGACTGGGCCTCGCGCAGCGGCGGGGCCGGCCAGGCGACGGTCGGGCACGCGAGCTGGCGGGCGCCGGAACCGCCGCGGCTGCCGGAGGTGACCCCGCTGCGGGCCCGCTCGATGACCACCGCGGATGGCGACCACTACGCGGTCGCGCCGTTCGGCCGTGCCGGCCTGGTGCTGGTGGTGGCGCGCGACCGCAGCGAGCCCCTGGCGGCCGCCGCGTTCCACTCGACCGAGGTGGACCGGCTGGCCCAGCTGGTCCGGGCCAGCGCCGTGATCCTCGGTGACCGCCTCGACCTGGTCGGCGCCCCGCCCGTGACCAGCGTCACCTGA
- a CDS encoding GNAT family N-acetyltransferase translates to MTLWRIRATVDDRPGYLSVLTASLALRGVNILTVQVHTTEVGAVDDFLVDAPDELTETDLLAAVERGRGRDCWVARSEARGLADQPTRVLGLASRLVRDPDATGEALRALLGADAVTWRPVPVGGRPGIGAATMLLADPTGGSFELRRAAPSFTPAEYARAQALAELAATAARRAVDQVTLLLPDGAELLVRPATVDDLAGVVELHEGCSARSRQRRYLGGAGSPSPSRLRRLLEPARGVSLVVTRSGFGGAAESVVAMANLLAEGDEAEVALLVRDDWQRRGIGTALLHRLVGHAERAGYAALVLHVLAENAPMLRTLARLGRPTPMERDGSLLTATVPLVAGVTIPARSG, encoded by the coding sequence ATGACGCTATGGCGGATCCGAGCCACCGTGGACGACCGGCCCGGCTACCTGTCGGTGCTCACGGCGAGCCTCGCGTTGCGCGGGGTCAACATCCTCACCGTGCAGGTGCACACCACCGAGGTGGGCGCCGTCGACGATTTCCTCGTCGACGCGCCCGACGAGCTGACCGAGACGGACCTGCTGGCCGCCGTGGAGCGGGGGCGGGGACGGGACTGCTGGGTGGCGCGCAGCGAGGCGCGCGGCCTCGCCGACCAGCCCACCCGGGTGCTCGGCCTGGCCAGCCGGCTGGTCCGCGACCCGGACGCGACCGGCGAGGCGCTGCGCGCCCTGCTGGGCGCGGACGCGGTGACCTGGCGGCCGGTGCCGGTCGGCGGCCGACCGGGGATCGGCGCGGCGACGATGCTGCTCGCCGACCCGACCGGCGGGTCGTTCGAGCTGCGCCGGGCCGCGCCCAGCTTCACCCCGGCGGAGTACGCCCGGGCGCAGGCGCTCGCCGAGCTGGCCGCCACGGCGGCCCGCCGGGCGGTGGACCAGGTCACCCTGCTTCTGCCCGACGGGGCGGAGCTGCTGGTCCGGCCGGCGACGGTGGACGACCTGGCGGGCGTGGTGGAGCTGCACGAGGGCTGCTCGGCGCGCAGCCGGCAGCGCCGGTACCTGGGTGGGGCGGGGTCCCCGTCGCCGTCCCGACTGCGCCGGCTGCTCGAACCGGCGCGGGGGGTCAGCCTCGTCGTGACCCGGTCCGGCTTCGGCGGGGCGGCGGAGTCGGTCGTCGCGATGGCGAACCTGCTCGCGGAGGGGGACGAGGCGGAGGTGGCGCTGCTGGTCCGGGACGACTGGCAGCGGCGGGGCATCGGCACCGCGCTGCTCCACCGCCTGGTCGGGCACGCCGAGCGGGCCGGTTACGCGGCCCTGGTGCTGCACGTCCTGGCGGAGAACGCGCCGATGCTGCGGACCCTGGCCCGGCTGGGCCGCCCGACCCCGATGGAGCGGGACGGGTCCCTGCTGACCGCGACGGTGCCGCTGGTGGCCGGCGTGACCATCCCGGCGCGGTCCGGGTGA
- a CDS encoding aldehyde dehydrogenase family protein, with translation MALRLADGTAWSDTLARAVAAAPEAFGAPTDGVTTLHNLVEGDWRAVGSPTPVRTPVDNTVLVNLARLDADSARAAVAHAAAAHREWAQTPLADRKARVTDALDALTAHRDLLALLLVWEIGKPWRLACADVDRALDGVRWYVGEIDRMLADGREPLPGPVSNIASWNYPMSVLVHAELVQLLAGNAVIAKTPSQGGAVCLTVAHALMRRAGLPATLVSGSGEELSEVLVRAPEIGAVAFVGGRSNGGKVAAALLDSDKRHFIEQEGLNAWGIWNFSQWDMLAAHLKKGFEYGKQRCTAYPRFVVQRDLVDEFLDMYLPVVRSVRFGHPLAVGEDWSAGDPLPELDFGPLISAAKAEELRRKVDEAVRGGAVPLHRGKLDGAPFLDGQDTSAYVAPAVLLAPPGRSRLMHAEPFGPVDTIVVVDTTDELLAAMNASNGALVASLACDDTDEAAKLAVDLQAFKVGINKPRSRGDRDEPFGGRGASWKGAFVGGDLLVQAVTVGGDGRLYGNFPDYSSYPAT, from the coding sequence ATGGCTCTCAGACTCGCCGACGGCACCGCCTGGTCCGACACCCTCGCCCGCGCGGTGGCCGCCGCCCCGGAGGCCTTCGGGGCGCCGACCGACGGCGTCACCACCCTGCACAACCTGGTCGAGGGCGACTGGCGGGCGGTCGGGTCACCCACCCCGGTCCGCACCCCGGTCGACAACACCGTCCTGGTCAACCTGGCCCGGCTCGACGCCGACTCGGCCCGCGCGGCGGTCGCCCACGCCGCCGCCGCGCACCGCGAGTGGGCGCAGACCCCGCTCGCCGACCGCAAGGCCCGGGTCACCGACGCCCTGGACGCGCTCACCGCGCACCGCGACCTGCTCGCCCTGCTGCTGGTCTGGGAGATCGGCAAGCCGTGGCGGCTGGCCTGCGCCGATGTGGACCGCGCCCTGGACGGCGTCCGCTGGTACGTGGGCGAGATCGACCGGATGCTCGCCGACGGCCGGGAGCCGCTGCCCGGCCCGGTCAGCAACATCGCCTCCTGGAACTACCCGATGAGCGTGCTGGTGCACGCCGAGCTGGTGCAGCTGCTGGCCGGCAACGCGGTCATCGCCAAGACCCCGTCCCAGGGCGGCGCGGTCTGCCTCACCGTCGCGCACGCCCTGATGCGCCGCGCCGGGCTGCCCGCCACGCTCGTCTCCGGCAGCGGGGAGGAGCTCTCCGAGGTCCTGGTGCGGGCGCCGGAGATCGGCGCGGTCGCCTTCGTCGGCGGCCGCTCCAACGGTGGCAAGGTCGCCGCCGCGCTGCTCGACTCCGACAAACGGCACTTCATCGAGCAGGAGGGCCTCAACGCCTGGGGCATCTGGAACTTCTCCCAGTGGGACATGCTCGCCGCGCACCTGAAGAAGGGCTTCGAGTACGGCAAGCAGCGCTGCACCGCGTACCCACGGTTCGTCGTCCAGCGCGACCTCGTCGACGAGTTCCTCGACATGTACCTGCCGGTGGTCCGCTCCGTCCGGTTCGGACACCCGCTCGCCGTCGGCGAGGACTGGTCGGCCGGCGACCCGCTGCCCGAGCTGGACTTCGGGCCGCTGATCAGCGCCGCCAAGGCCGAGGAGCTGCGCCGCAAGGTCGATGAGGCGGTACGCGGCGGCGCGGTGCCGCTGCACCGCGGCAAGCTCGACGGCGCACCCTTCCTCGACGGGCAGGACACCTCGGCGTACGTCGCCCCGGCGGTGCTGCTCGCCCCGCCCGGTCGGTCCCGGCTGATGCACGCCGAGCCGTTCGGCCCGGTCGACACCATCGTCGTGGTGGACACCACCGACGAGCTGCTGGCCGCGATGAACGCCTCCAACGGCGCGCTGGTCGCGTCGCTGGCCTGCGACGACACCGACGAGGCGGCGAAGCTCGCGGTCGACCTCCAGGCGTTCAAGGTGGGCATCAACAAGCCCCGCTCGCGCGGGGACCGGGACGAGCCGTTCGGCGGCCGGGGCGCCTCCTGGAAGGGCGCCTTCGTCGGCGGCGACCTGCTCGTCCAGGCGGTCACCGTCGGCGGGGACGGCCGGCTCTACGGCAACTTCCCGGACTACAGCAGCTACCCGGCCACCTGA
- a CDS encoding isochorismatase family protein: MEALDPKRTAVVLIDLQRRIVGLPTAPHTGAEVATRCVALAEAARAAGATVVVVRVERPGPDPQPAGSELVPEAVPRSGDLAIVKHSWGAFHETGLDAALRERAVDTLVVAGLVTNFGVEQTARVAEEIGYRVVFPHDAMSGLDAYAHEFAVDYIFRRLGTVCSTDEAVAALRGS, encoded by the coding sequence GTGGAAGCTCTCGACCCGAAGCGCACCGCCGTCGTCCTGATCGACCTGCAGCGTCGCATCGTGGGATTGCCCACCGCCCCGCACACCGGGGCCGAGGTGGCCACCCGCTGCGTCGCCCTCGCCGAGGCCGCCCGCGCCGCCGGCGCCACCGTGGTGGTGGTCCGGGTCGAGCGCCCCGGCCCCGACCCGCAGCCGGCGGGGAGCGAACTGGTTCCCGAGGCCGTGCCGCGCTCCGGCGACCTGGCGATCGTCAAGCACAGCTGGGGGGCCTTCCACGAGACCGGGCTGGACGCCGCCCTACGCGAGCGGGCCGTCGACACGCTGGTCGTCGCCGGGCTGGTCACCAACTTCGGCGTGGAGCAGACCGCCCGGGTGGCCGAGGAGATCGGCTACCGCGTGGTCTTCCCGCACGACGCGATGTCCGGACTGGACGCGTACGCGCACGAGTTCGCCGTCGACTACATCTTCCGCCGGCTCGGCACGGTCTGCTCGACCGACGAGGCGGTCGCGGCGCTGCGCGGCTCCTGA
- a CDS encoding LPXTG cell wall anchor domain-containing protein, giving the protein MARAALTAAAAMACLALGSPALATDPGGANGTVKIDGPAYQLDNRNEPHVTCEFQVEFFNFDKDERASLIFEAWPPSAPDFHEVKRVTDVLVSDDKASGGSYRNDPDEVFRFSAADLNLTEAMAHPKQGYHIKLTVDRQNHPGWTEKHKVFWLKPCESTESPSPTPSESESSSESPTPTPGQSGATSQSPGGVGGGNGTEGGLPLTGVAATSTALTGLALIGGGVALMVLRRRRDKITFTS; this is encoded by the coding sequence GTGGCGCGCGCGGCCCTCACCGCAGCCGCCGCCATGGCCTGCCTCGCTCTCGGTAGTCCCGCCCTGGCCACCGACCCGGGCGGCGCGAACGGCACTGTCAAGATCGACGGGCCCGCGTACCAGCTGGACAACCGGAACGAGCCGCACGTCACCTGCGAGTTCCAGGTCGAGTTCTTCAACTTCGACAAGGACGAGCGGGCAAGCCTGATCTTCGAGGCGTGGCCGCCGTCCGCCCCGGACTTCCACGAGGTCAAGCGCGTCACCGACGTGCTGGTGAGCGACGACAAGGCCAGCGGTGGCTCGTACCGGAACGACCCGGACGAGGTCTTCCGGTTCTCCGCCGCCGACCTCAACCTCACCGAGGCGATGGCGCACCCGAAGCAGGGCTACCACATCAAGCTCACGGTCGACCGGCAGAACCACCCGGGGTGGACCGAGAAGCACAAGGTCTTCTGGCTCAAGCCGTGCGAGTCGACCGAGTCGCCCTCACCGACCCCGTCGGAGTCGGAGTCGTCGTCGGAGTCGCCGACCCCGACGCCGGGCCAGTCGGGTGCGACGTCGCAGTCTCCGGGCGGCGTCGGTGGCGGCAACGGCACCGAGGGTGGGCTCCCGCTCACCGGTGTGGCCGCGACCAGCACCGCGCTGACCGGCCTCGCCCTGATCGGTGGCGGTGTCGCGCTGATGGTGCTCCGTCGCCGTCGCGACAAGATCACCTTCACCAGCTGA
- a CDS encoding GlxA family transcriptional regulator: MEARGRSDTVLFVVYDGVRLLDVTGPLEVLTVANEHGGSYRPLLASPDGRDVVSSAGARLGADLALPDVTGPIGTLVVPGAPDWQAAAADEALLDQIRRLAAGSARTASVCAGAFPLAAAGLLDGRRVTTHWDLADQLAAHFPAVTVDPDPIFIVDGRIITSAGITAGIDLTLALVEADLGPETARAVARHLVVFMQRPGGQSQFSVRTNTASTRNDLLRRVLDTVAADPVGPYDLAGLAALAGVSARHLGRLFRTELGITPAVYLDRVRVEAAQDLLERGDDTLDVVARRVGFGSPETMRRAFLRELGVTPGAYRSRFRTTGINPTP; the protein is encoded by the coding sequence GTGGAGGCCCGGGGGCGCAGTGACACCGTGCTCTTCGTCGTCTACGACGGGGTGCGGCTGCTTGACGTCACCGGGCCGCTGGAGGTGCTCACCGTCGCCAACGAGCACGGCGGCTCGTACCGGCCGCTGCTCGCCTCACCCGACGGACGGGACGTGGTGAGCAGCGCGGGCGCCCGGCTCGGCGCCGACCTGGCGCTGCCCGACGTGACCGGCCCGATCGGCACCCTGGTCGTGCCCGGCGCGCCGGACTGGCAGGCCGCCGCGGCGGACGAGGCGCTGCTGGACCAGATCCGCCGGCTCGCCGCCGGGTCCGCCCGGACCGCCTCGGTCTGTGCCGGGGCGTTCCCCCTCGCCGCCGCGGGCCTTCTCGACGGCCGCCGGGTGACCACGCACTGGGACCTGGCCGACCAGCTCGCCGCGCACTTCCCGGCGGTCACCGTCGACCCGGACCCGATCTTCATCGTCGACGGCCGGATCATCACGTCCGCCGGGATCACCGCCGGCATCGACCTGACCCTGGCGCTGGTCGAGGCGGACCTCGGCCCGGAGACGGCCCGCGCGGTGGCCCGGCACCTGGTGGTCTTCATGCAGCGCCCCGGCGGGCAGTCCCAGTTCAGCGTCCGGACCAACACCGCGAGTACCCGCAACGACCTGCTGCGCCGGGTGCTGGACACGGTGGCCGCGGACCCGGTCGGGCCGTACGACCTGGCCGGCCTGGCGGCGCTGGCCGGGGTGAGCGCGCGGCACCTCGGCCGGTTGTTCCGCACCGAGCTGGGCATCACCCCGGCGGTCTACCTCGACCGGGTCCGGGTCGAGGCGGCGCAGGACCTGCTGGAGCGCGGCGACGACACCCTCGACGTGGTGGCCCGCCGAGTCGGCTTCGGCTCGCCGGAGACGATGCGCCGGGCCTTCCTCCGCGAACTCGGCGTCACCCCCGGCGCCTACCGCTCCCGCTTCCGCACCACCGGCATCAATCCCACCCCCTGA
- a CDS encoding YbfB/YjiJ family MFS transporter, producing MSPNPRRREALIALGLAAGPVVALGFTRFAYALLLPAMRGDLHWTYAQAGGLNTANAAGYVIGAGTAVLWARRLGDRAAFAGALAVSALALLLTGTTADYPVLSLLRFVGGLATAVSFVLGSALAARVAAGGGQRRAALLVALYMAGVGIGVVLSGLLVPAALAVAGDAGWRAGWLLLGVVAVLAVGPAVLAVRRVPAVAGRTGAGLPRADLARLAPTFAWYVLFGAGYVSYMTFVIALLRDQGLGTAGVATFFVVLGLASAVATLTVWGRVIGRLPGGRGPALVSVLVLVGVLPVLLLPAGLPAALVSAAVFGSSFMAGPTAATVLARRTLPAGGWTAGIALLTVAFSVGQAVGPLVSGALSDSGGVAVGLWLSVGLLAAAALVALRQRDTVPAEAPEPVAALRR from the coding sequence ATGTCCCCGAATCCACGCCGGCGCGAGGCGCTGATCGCGCTCGGCCTGGCCGCCGGCCCGGTCGTCGCGCTCGGCTTCACCCGGTTCGCGTACGCCCTGCTGCTGCCCGCCATGCGCGGCGACCTGCATTGGACGTACGCCCAGGCCGGCGGCCTGAACACCGCGAACGCCGCCGGCTACGTGATCGGCGCCGGGACGGCGGTGCTCTGGGCCCGCCGGCTCGGCGACCGGGCCGCCTTCGCCGGCGCCCTCGCGGTCAGCGCGCTCGCCCTGCTGCTCACCGGGACCACCGCGGACTATCCGGTGCTGAGCCTGCTGCGGTTCGTCGGTGGGCTGGCCACGGCGGTCTCCTTCGTGCTCGGGTCGGCGCTCGCCGCCCGGGTCGCCGCCGGCGGTGGCCAGCGTCGGGCCGCGCTGCTGGTCGCGCTCTACATGGCCGGGGTCGGCATCGGCGTGGTGCTCTCCGGACTGCTGGTGCCGGCGGCCCTCGCCGTGGCCGGGGACGCCGGGTGGCGGGCCGGGTGGCTGCTGCTCGGTGTGGTGGCCGTGCTCGCGGTCGGGCCGGCCGTGCTCGCCGTCCGGCGGGTCCCGGCGGTGGCCGGGAGGACCGGCGCCGGGCTGCCCCGGGCGGACCTGGCCCGGCTCGCCCCGACCTTCGCCTGGTACGTCCTCTTCGGCGCCGGCTACGTCAGCTACATGACCTTCGTCATCGCGCTCCTGCGCGACCAGGGTCTCGGCACCGCGGGCGTCGCCACCTTCTTCGTGGTGCTCGGTCTCGCCTCGGCGGTGGCCACGCTGACGGTGTGGGGGCGGGTGATCGGGCGGCTGCCCGGCGGCCGCGGACCGGCGCTGGTCTCGGTGCTGGTGCTGGTCGGCGTGCTGCCGGTGCTGCTGCTGCCGGCCGGGCTGCCCGCGGCGCTGGTGTCGGCGGCGGTCTTCGGCAGCTCGTTCATGGCCGGCCCGACGGCGGCCACCGTGCTCGCCCGGCGGACCCTGCCGGCCGGCGGCTGGACCGCCGGCATCGCCCTGCTGACCGTGGCCTTCTCCGTCGGCCAGGCGGTCGGCCCGCTGGTCTCGGGCGCGCTGTCGGACTCCGGCGGCGTCGCGGTGGGGCTCTGGCTCTCCGTCGGCCTGCTGGCCGCCGCCGCCCTGGTCGCCCTGCGCCAGCGCGACACCGTCCCGGCCGAGGCCCCGGAACCCGTCGCCGCCCTCCGTCGCTGA
- a CDS encoding DUF488 family protein codes for MNPEESFRAYVAAWTAALSRSAYLLTGDRHQAEDLVQLTLVRLTRHWERVSRSGDPDPYVRRTMCSQHVSLWRRRWTSPRTCSPPAGSAPPPCGPRPRRADRVAGRDCGQADGVERALLTVGHGSADRERLGELLTGAGVALVVDVRRYPASRTNPDVRREELARWLPERGVDYRWEPRLGGRRHVRAGDPEPDIWWTVAAFRAYAAYTRTPDFDAALDGVLAEAPRRTTAVMCSESVWWRCHRRLIADVAVLARDVPVRHLMPDGRLSAHLPAEGARRLPDGHLIWDG; via the coding sequence GTGAACCCTGAGGAGTCGTTCCGGGCATACGTGGCCGCGTGGACAGCCGCGCTGTCTCGGTCGGCGTACCTGCTCACCGGCGACCGGCACCAGGCCGAGGACCTGGTGCAGCTCACGCTGGTGCGGCTGACCCGGCACTGGGAGCGGGTGAGCCGCTCCGGCGACCCCGACCCGTACGTCCGGCGGACCATGTGCAGCCAGCACGTGTCGCTGTGGCGCCGGCGCTGGACGTCGCCCCGGACCTGCTCACCGCCGGCCGGTTCGGCGCCCCCACCGTGCGGGCCGCGCCCCCGCCGGGCTGACCGGGTGGCCGGCCGCGATTGCGGGCAAGCTGACGGGGTGGAGCGGGCGTTGCTGACCGTGGGGCACGGGTCGGCCGACCGGGAGCGGCTGGGGGAGCTGCTGACCGGTGCCGGGGTCGCCCTGGTGGTGGACGTGCGGCGCTACCCGGCCAGCCGGACCAACCCGGACGTGCGACGGGAGGAACTGGCCCGCTGGCTGCCGGAGCGGGGGGTCGACTACCGCTGGGAGCCGCGGCTCGGCGGCCGCCGGCACGTCCGGGCCGGGGACCCGGAACCCGACATCTGGTGGACGGTCGCCGCGTTCCGGGCGTACGCGGCGTACACCCGGACGCCGGACTTCGACGCGGCGCTGGACGGGGTGCTCGCTGAGGCCCCGCGGCGGACCACCGCGGTGATGTGCAGCGAGAGTGTCTGGTGGCGCTGCCACCGGCGGCTCATCGCCGACGTCGCGGTGCTGGCCCGCGACGTACCGGTGCGGCACCTGATGCCGGACGGGCGGCTCAGCGCGCACCTGCCGGCCGAGGGCGCCCGCCGGCTCCCCGACGGTCACCTGATCTGGGACGGGTGA
- a CDS encoding GNAT family N-acetyltransferase, translated as MLELITPTARLHTAWLAARDDWGRGVHQDGSGLQPDDDVDSPEGFATWVRRLHEHADESRPAPEGLVHALHWWIVDGDEVLGAISLRLRLNDFLRRAGGHIGYGVRPSARRRGVATFALGGVLTEAGRRGLDPVLVTCDVDNVASTRTIERHGGVLEDVRDTELGQLRRYWIHTA; from the coding sequence ATGCTTGAGCTGATCACCCCCACCGCCCGCCTGCACACCGCCTGGCTGGCCGCCCGCGACGACTGGGGCCGGGGCGTCCACCAGGACGGCAGCGGGCTGCAGCCGGACGACGACGTCGACTCGCCGGAGGGCTTCGCGACGTGGGTGCGGCGGCTGCACGAGCACGCGGACGAGTCCCGGCCAGCGCCGGAGGGGCTGGTCCACGCGCTGCACTGGTGGATCGTCGACGGCGACGAGGTGCTCGGCGCGATCTCCCTGCGGCTGCGCCTCAACGATTTCCTGCGGCGCGCCGGCGGGCACATCGGCTACGGCGTACGGCCGTCGGCGCGGCGCCGCGGCGTGGCCACCTTCGCCCTGGGCGGGGTGTTGACCGAGGCGGGTCGGCGGGGCCTGGACCCGGTCCTGGTGACCTGCGACGTGGACAACGTGGCGTCCACCCGCACGATCGAGCGACACGGCGGGGTGCTGGAGGACGTGCGGGACACCGAGTTGGGGCAACTGCGGCGGTACTGGATCCACACCGCCTGA
- a CDS encoding GNAT family N-acetyltransferase codes for MLRGRAVTLRPATDADVPVLAAIRATPEVRHWWRGGDDLAEAVRADLADDDLTVYAIEHDGRVVGAIQWYAEPDPDYRHAAMDIFLDPAVRGAGLGGDAIRTLARHLVDEHGHHRFTIDPAAANTAAIRAYAKVGFRPVGIMRRYERGADGRWHDALLMDLLADELAD; via the coding sequence GTGCTGCGGGGGCGGGCGGTGACGCTGCGGCCGGCGACGGACGCGGACGTGCCGGTCCTCGCGGCGATCCGGGCCACCCCGGAGGTCCGCCACTGGTGGCGCGGCGGCGACGACCTGGCCGAGGCCGTCCGCGCCGACCTGGCCGACGACGACCTGACCGTGTACGCCATCGAGCACGACGGCCGGGTGGTCGGGGCGATCCAGTGGTACGCCGAGCCCGACCCGGACTACCGGCACGCCGCGATGGACATCTTCCTCGACCCGGCGGTGCGCGGCGCCGGCCTCGGCGGGGACGCGATCCGCACCCTGGCCCGGCACCTGGTCGACGAGCACGGCCACCATCGGTTCACCATCGACCCGGCGGCGGCGAACACCGCTGCGATCCGCGCGTACGCGAAGGTGGGTTTCCGTCCGGTCGGCATCATGCGCCGCTACGAGCGCGGCGCGGACGGCCGCTGGCACGACGCCCTCCTGATGGACCTCCTGGCCGACGAACTGGCGGACTGA